The following coding sequences are from one Comamonas koreensis window:
- a CDS encoding TetR/AcrR family transcriptional regulator, with product MPNLHQIKSEQTRERLMDAALEVMQAKGLASLSMHEVARIAGMTTGAVQHHFPSKAALMLQIIERLVQQIDTDDSFWPAPHWPLQRRADHFVQQAWRRLYGQPRFAVAWEAYLAVRADAAMVAHIQAARAPINDKLLLRMLRSFPEWAGGPAAEARFQLVLSCLRGLGVLAPFSSPAAIEQQLQQLSVLLQSFSSEVTP from the coding sequence GTGCCCAACCTGCATCAGATCAAAAGTGAACAGACGCGTGAGCGGCTGATGGATGCTGCGCTCGAAGTGATGCAAGCCAAGGGGCTTGCGAGCTTGTCGATGCATGAGGTGGCCCGTATCGCGGGCATGACGACCGGAGCGGTGCAGCACCATTTCCCGTCCAAGGCCGCGCTGATGCTGCAGATCATTGAGCGGTTGGTGCAGCAGATCGACACCGACGACAGTTTCTGGCCAGCGCCGCACTGGCCTCTGCAGCGGCGCGCCGACCACTTTGTGCAACAGGCCTGGCGGCGGCTGTATGGCCAGCCCCGCTTTGCGGTGGCCTGGGAGGCCTACCTGGCGGTGCGTGCCGACGCCGCGATGGTGGCGCATATCCAGGCCGCACGCGCCCCGATCAACGACAAGCTGCTGCTGCGCATGCTGCGCAGCTTTCCCGAATGGGCCGGTGGGCCCGCCGCTGAAGCGCGCTTTCAGCTGGTGCTGTCCTGCCTGCGCGGCCTGGGCGTGCTCGCGCCGTTCTCCAGCCCGGCTGCGATTGAGCAGCAACTGCAGCAGCTGTCTGTCCTTCTTCAATCTTTTTCCAGCGAGGTGACCCCTTGA
- the greB gene encoding transcription elongation factor GreB — protein MNKAFTKETDNDDDDDLPQLPKIAGGKNYITPGGYRALEQELLQLIDDERPKVVEVVHWAASNGDRSENGDYLYGKKRLREIDRRIRFLTKRMEAAEVVDPGVHHGSDQVYFGATVHYCDQHGSEESITIMGIDEADASRGQVSWVAPIARALLKARIGDEVQLPTPGGMRVLEVLGVQYPEPGTS, from the coding sequence ATGAACAAGGCCTTTACCAAAGAGACAGACAACGACGACGATGATGACCTGCCGCAGCTGCCCAAGATTGCTGGCGGCAAGAACTACATCACGCCCGGGGGCTACCGCGCGCTCGAGCAGGAGCTGCTGCAACTGATCGATGATGAGCGGCCCAAGGTGGTGGAGGTGGTGCACTGGGCGGCGAGCAATGGCGACCGCTCGGAAAACGGCGACTACCTGTATGGCAAGAAGCGCTTGCGCGAGATTGACCGGCGTATCCGCTTTCTGACCAAGCGCATGGAGGCGGCCGAGGTGGTGGACCCGGGGGTGCACCACGGCAGCGACCAGGTGTATTTTGGGGCGACGGTGCACTACTGCGACCAGCATGGCAGCGAGGAGTCGATCACCATCATGGGCATCGACGAGGCCGATGCCAGCCGGGGCCAGGTCAGCTGGGTGGCCCCGATTGCGCGGGCGCTGCTCAAGGCCCGCATTGGCGATGAGGTGCAGCTGCCCACGCCCGGCGGGATGCGGGTTTTGGAGGTGCTGGGTGTG
- a CDS encoding Bug family tripartite tricarboxylate transporter substrate binding protein: MIRATLLACGLSAWALGAAAQTPLQVIAQQPPGSGSDAMTRAWGECTGRLMGRPVVVQNKPGANGILAINYLKGQPADGAFAMTIGMSQMTITPYVHQQMPYDPLKDFAGVAMIGSSPLVLVVPAGAGIHKLADLEKVAKSQAGGLNFGSPGKGSPAHLLTTALTDAMHWPATHVPFVGKSAGLTALMGQQIQAMTLVLNTAAPQVKAGKLVPLAIFAGQRSAVLPDVPTIAEAGGPAVLARPSWIAVVAKKGTPPEVVKALNDATNQCYSDPVYANSMDKMGVTLMRSQPADVLGFAERDIAVWKPLIDKLGLATQ, encoded by the coding sequence TTGATCAGAGCAACCCTTCTTGCCTGTGGCCTGTCGGCCTGGGCCCTTGGCGCCGCCGCCCAGACCCCGCTGCAGGTGATCGCGCAGCAACCGCCAGGCAGCGGATCGGACGCGATGACCCGCGCCTGGGGCGAATGCACCGGGCGGCTGATGGGGCGGCCGGTGGTGGTGCAGAACAAGCCCGGCGCCAACGGTATCCTGGCCATCAACTACCTCAAGGGCCAGCCGGCCGATGGCGCGTTTGCCATGACCATCGGCATGTCGCAGATGACGATCACGCCATATGTGCACCAGCAGATGCCCTATGACCCGCTCAAGGACTTTGCCGGTGTCGCGATGATTGGCTCATCGCCGCTGGTGCTGGTGGTGCCGGCGGGCGCGGGCATCCACAAACTCGCCGACCTGGAGAAGGTCGCCAAGTCCCAGGCCGGCGGGCTGAACTTTGGCTCGCCCGGCAAGGGCAGCCCCGCGCATTTGCTGACCACGGCGCTGACCGATGCGATGCACTGGCCCGCCACCCATGTGCCCTTTGTCGGCAAGAGCGCGGGCCTGACGGCCTTGATGGGCCAGCAGATCCAGGCGATGACTCTGGTGTTGAACACAGCCGCGCCCCAGGTCAAGGCCGGCAAGCTCGTGCCGCTGGCGATTTTCGCCGGCCAGCGCTCGGCGGTGCTGCCCGATGTGCCGACCATTGCCGAGGCCGGTGGGCCGGCCGTGCTGGCGCGGCCGTCATGGATTGCGGTCGTGGCCAAAAAGGGCACGCCGCCGGAGGTGGTCAAGGCCTTGAACGACGCGACCAACCAGTGCTACAGCGACCCGGTCTATGCCAACAGCATGGACAAGATGGGTGTGACCTTGATGCGCAGCCAACCTGCCGATGTGCTGGGCTTTGCCGAGCGCGACATCGCTGTCTGGAAGCCTTTGATCGACAAACTGGGATTGGCCACACAATGA
- a CDS encoding amidase produces MSLVEHSAVELRSLIQSRQISPVELLDDCIARMQALNPAVNALCATDFERARTAAQLAEAQVGRRSQLPLLHGLPLGVKDLQATEGLLTTSGNVRLRGHVPGKDNAFVARLRGQGAIVTAKTNTPDMGAGANSRNPVWGATGNPFNPDLNAGGSSGGSAAALATDMFPLCTGSDTGGSLRIPAALCGVVGLRPSPGLIANDDRPLGWSAISVLGPMGRDVADTALMMQASMGPHPMDPLSMGVSHAPVWPVPEMDLRGLRVAYTEDFGTCAVDPVVRRAFAKRVQALAGEVACMDALPWNLEEAHRCFDIIRAESFVAAFADIYRTAPETLGPNVRANVEMAASISLGDRAWAHLAQTRIQRMFQRTFEQYDLVLAPVTPLSPFPWQQLYAQEVEGKTQRNYYEWLSLTYVVTLATNPALSLPCGRDEAGMPFGLQMIGPLHQDGRLLAMAAAVEKLGLHNSDFARPRPDLAALAQPRPALRSIVTHPPELGGAAQANVGQAV; encoded by the coding sequence ATGAGTTTGGTAGAACACAGCGCCGTCGAGCTGCGCAGCCTGATCCAGAGCCGGCAGATCTCGCCGGTCGAACTGCTCGATGACTGCATCGCCCGCATGCAGGCGCTCAACCCGGCGGTCAATGCGCTCTGCGCCACCGATTTTGAGCGTGCCCGTACTGCCGCCCAACTGGCCGAAGCGCAGGTGGGGCGGCGCAGCCAGCTGCCGCTCTTGCATGGCCTGCCCTTGGGCGTGAAGGACTTGCAGGCCACCGAAGGCCTGCTGACCACCAGCGGCAATGTGCGGCTGCGCGGCCATGTGCCGGGCAAGGACAATGCGTTCGTGGCCCGGCTGCGCGGCCAGGGCGCGATCGTGACGGCCAAGACCAACACGCCCGACATGGGCGCAGGTGCCAACAGCCGCAACCCGGTCTGGGGCGCTACGGGCAATCCCTTCAACCCGGATCTGAATGCCGGGGGATCATCGGGCGGCTCGGCCGCGGCGCTGGCCACCGATATGTTTCCGCTGTGCACCGGCTCGGACACCGGCGGCTCGCTGCGCATTCCGGCGGCGCTGTGCGGCGTGGTCGGCCTGCGCCCCTCGCCGGGCCTGATCGCCAATGACGACCGGCCGCTGGGCTGGTCGGCCATCTCGGTGCTCGGCCCCATGGGTCGCGATGTGGCCGATACCGCGCTGATGATGCAGGCCAGCATGGGCCCGCACCCGATGGATCCGCTGAGCATGGGGGTGAGCCATGCGCCCGTCTGGCCCGTGCCCGAGATGGACCTGCGCGGCCTGCGCGTGGCCTATACCGAGGACTTTGGCACCTGCGCGGTCGACCCGGTGGTGCGCCGTGCCTTTGCAAAGCGCGTGCAGGCCTTGGCCGGTGAGGTGGCCTGCATGGACGCCTTGCCCTGGAACCTGGAAGAAGCGCACCGCTGCTTTGACATCATCCGCGCCGAGAGCTTTGTCGCCGCCTTTGCCGATATCTACCGCACCGCCCCCGAGACCCTGGGCCCGAATGTGCGGGCCAATGTCGAGATGGCTGCGAGCATCAGCCTGGGCGACCGGGCCTGGGCGCATCTGGCGCAGACGCGCATCCAGCGCATGTTCCAGCGCACATTCGAGCAATACGACCTGGTGCTGGCACCGGTGACTCCCCTGTCGCCCTTCCCCTGGCAGCAGCTCTATGCGCAGGAGGTGGAGGGCAAGACCCAGCGCAACTACTACGAATGGCTGAGCCTGACCTATGTGGTGACCTTGGCGACCAACCCTGCGCTGTCGCTGCCCTGCGGCCGTGACGAGGCGGGCATGCCTTTTGGCCTGCAGATGATTGGCCCGTTGCACCAGGACGGGCGCCTGCTGGCGATGGCGGCGGCAGTCGAAAAGCTGGGCCTGCACAACAGCGACTTTGCCCGCCCCCGCCCCGACCTGGCTGCACTGGCCCAGCCCCGGCCCGCGCTGCGCAGCATCGTCACCCACCCGCCAGAGCTGGGTGGTGCTGCGCAGGCCAACGTGGGCCAGGCGGTGTAA
- a CDS encoding IPTL-CTERM sorting domain-containing protein — translation MAVNQFLSAGAFAALVSIGVHHSAHAQAFTEAFNDINTLASGGWVMSNASVGVGSTGWFQGNPPTAGGPFDAQSGAANAYIGANYNNTGSVGTISNWLLMPDRTIRNGDVLTFYTRKPSPDTYADRLEVRLSTNGASTNVGSGTGVGDFTTLLMSVNPGLTLGVYPTTWTQYSVTVSGLPAPTSSRMAFRYFVTSGGLSGTNSDYIGIDTVSYTPYVCPSVVLTPAGALAGGSVGQSYSTTLSQSGALGAPNFAVTSGALPPGLTLSSSGAISGTPTASGAANFTVTANDASGCSGAQPYSISVEQGLQSISFPSQSPASQLYTPGGSFSINPQASASSFLPVNYDSSTPAVCTVAGTNVFINSGGICTLVAQQAGDVNYKAAPSQAQNVTIDKAAQTISFSSFIPANAKVGGSYTVSADGGASGNAVSFSIDSGSLSVCSISGNLVSFNGAGNCSIKANQLGNANYSDAPQVQQTVAVAQGGSGISISSSQNPSQPGQSVTFTVSVTFDPNKTAALQAKAAPVPTGTVEILDGSTSLGSAALVNGTATITAVLPATAGAHSLVASYSGDANYPALQSEAFVQSVVAAVPTAVPTLSAWAALSLSALLALVGLTAVRRRPGA, via the coding sequence ATGGCCGTGAACCAGTTTTTAAGTGCGGGAGCGTTTGCAGCATTGGTTTCCATAGGGGTGCACCACAGTGCACATGCTCAGGCGTTTACAGAAGCTTTTAACGACATCAACACCCTGGCTAGTGGCGGATGGGTAATGAGCAATGCCAGCGTGGGTGTCGGGTCCACCGGCTGGTTTCAAGGCAATCCGCCCACTGCAGGTGGTCCTTTTGACGCACAAAGCGGCGCGGCCAATGCGTACATCGGGGCCAATTACAACAACACTGGCAGTGTCGGAACGATCAGCAATTGGCTGCTCATGCCTGATCGAACCATACGCAACGGCGATGTGCTGACTTTTTATACAAGAAAGCCCTCCCCGGACACCTACGCCGATCGCCTGGAAGTGCGCCTCAGCACGAATGGGGCCAGCACAAATGTCGGCAGCGGCACTGGCGTAGGTGATTTCACGACGCTGCTGATGAGTGTCAACCCTGGCCTCACCTTGGGGGTCTATCCAACCACCTGGACGCAGTACTCCGTCACCGTTTCGGGCCTGCCAGCCCCCACGTCCTCACGCATGGCCTTCCGTTATTTCGTCACCAGTGGCGGTTTGTCCGGAACGAACTCTGACTACATCGGCATCGACACTGTGAGCTATACGCCCTATGTATGCCCTTCTGTCGTGCTGACGCCTGCGGGCGCCCTTGCTGGAGGCAGCGTGGGCCAAAGCTACAGCACCACACTCAGCCAGAGTGGCGCGCTGGGCGCTCCAAACTTCGCCGTCACCTCGGGGGCACTGCCACCAGGTTTGACGTTGTCGAGCAGCGGCGCCATTTCCGGCACCCCCACAGCCTCCGGAGCCGCCAACTTCACGGTCACGGCGAACGATGCGAGCGGTTGTTCGGGAGCCCAGCCCTATTCCATCTCTGTGGAACAGGGATTGCAATCCATCAGCTTCCCATCGCAAAGCCCTGCCAGCCAGCTGTACACACCCGGGGGCAGCTTCTCGATCAATCCTCAGGCAAGTGCAAGCTCCTTCCTGCCCGTGAACTATGACAGCAGCACGCCAGCGGTCTGTACGGTGGCAGGCACCAATGTCTTCATCAACAGTGGCGGCATCTGCACACTCGTCGCACAACAAGCTGGAGATGTGAACTACAAAGCTGCGCCGTCCCAGGCTCAGAACGTCACCATTGACAAGGCAGCGCAGACCATCAGCTTCAGCTCGTTCATCCCCGCCAATGCCAAGGTAGGCGGCAGCTATACCGTTTCAGCCGATGGTGGCGCCTCTGGCAACGCCGTTAGCTTCTCGATCGACAGCGGCAGCCTGTCAGTCTGCAGCATCAGCGGCAACCTGGTCTCCTTCAATGGCGCCGGCAACTGCAGCATCAAAGCGAACCAACTGGGCAACGCCAACTACAGCGACGCTCCCCAGGTGCAACAGACGGTCGCTGTCGCTCAAGGTGGATCGGGCATCAGCATCAGCTCCAGCCAAAACCCTTCACAGCCAGGTCAGAGCGTGACGTTCACCGTATCGGTGACGTTTGATCCCAACAAGACCGCTGCTCTGCAGGCAAAAGCAGCGCCAGTGCCCACGGGAACGGTCGAGATCCTGGACGGCTCCACATCGCTGGGGAGTGCTGCACTCGTCAATGGCACGGCCACCATCACTGCCGTACTGCCTGCTACTGCGGGAGCGCACAGCCTCGTTGCCAGTTACAGCGGCGATGCCAACTACCCCGCACTCCAGAGCGAAGCCTTTGTCCAATCCGTTGTGGCAGCAGTGCCCACGGCGGTGCCTACGCTATCCGCATGGGCCGCACTCAGTTTGTCCGCCCTTCTGGCACTTGTCGGACTCACTGCAGTTCGCAGACGCCCTGGCGCATAA